Proteins from a single region of Herpetosiphon gulosus:
- a CDS encoding DUF3095 domain-containing protein, with the protein MAHNFYATLPIITDFVQITDANCYHRVPDDWVIVVSDIEQSTKAIGEGRYKDVNFIGASTIVALLNLQPNLDIPFVFGGDGATVLLPPWLVEQAKPALQAVQHLSESAYNLHLRVGIMPVSEVYAHRYQLEIAKFAASDNYAQAMINGDGLTFVEQTIKDPVAGAKYLLDANPSDQSGLLDGLECRWQAIPSRYGETVSLLVRAEANTSDQRNAINRQVIEQIEAIYGTGDSHHPVDVQQLSLTLRLKDLWGEARLRGGSSKLQQLRYLNNIWWLNLLGKLLLATGAKTELTDWAEYPQILQASTDYRKYDAMLRMVIAGTPEQRQQLEQFLNAERAAGRLNYGLHVSDSALMTCIVFERMGRQVHFIDGNNGGYAKAADQLKQQSHYLEPPVTTKTVSQPKTGLLGDTSSPSWGTC; encoded by the coding sequence ATGGCGCACAACTTCTATGCAACCTTACCCATTATCACCGATTTTGTCCAAATTACCGATGCCAATTGCTACCATCGCGTTCCTGACGATTGGGTTATTGTGGTGAGCGATATTGAGCAATCGACCAAGGCAATTGGCGAGGGGCGCTACAAAGATGTGAATTTTATTGGCGCTAGCACGATTGTGGCCTTGCTCAATTTGCAACCCAATCTCGATATCCCGTTTGTGTTCGGCGGCGATGGCGCAACCGTCTTATTGCCGCCATGGTTAGTTGAGCAAGCCAAACCAGCGCTACAAGCAGTGCAGCATTTGAGCGAATCGGCCTACAATTTGCATTTGCGGGTGGGCATTATGCCAGTCAGCGAAGTTTATGCCCATCGCTATCAGCTCGAAATTGCCAAATTCGCCGCCTCGGATAATTATGCCCAAGCGATGATCAACGGTGATGGGTTGACCTTCGTCGAACAAACGATCAAAGATCCCGTGGCAGGCGCAAAATATTTGTTAGATGCCAACCCAAGCGATCAGTCAGGGTTGCTCGATGGACTCGAATGTCGCTGGCAAGCAATTCCCAGCCGTTATGGCGAAACAGTTTCGCTCTTAGTTCGGGCCGAAGCCAACACCAGCGACCAGCGCAATGCGATCAATCGCCAAGTTATCGAGCAGATTGAGGCCATCTACGGCACTGGCGATTCGCATCACCCCGTCGATGTGCAACAACTAAGTTTAACCTTGCGGCTGAAAGATTTATGGGGCGAAGCTCGTTTGCGCGGCGGCTCCAGCAAACTGCAACAATTGCGCTATCTCAATAATATTTGGTGGCTGAATCTGCTCGGCAAATTGCTGTTGGCAACTGGAGCCAAAACCGAATTAACCGACTGGGCCGAATATCCCCAGATTTTGCAAGCTAGCACCGATTATCGCAAATACGATGCAATGCTGCGCATGGTGATTGCCGGAACGCCTGAACAACGCCAGCAACTTGAGCAATTTCTGAATGCTGAACGGGCGGCTGGACGACTTAACTATGGCCTGCATGTTTCCGATAGTGCCTTGATGACCTGTATCGTGTTTGAGCGCATGGGTCGCCAAGTGCATTTTATTGATGGCAACAACGGCGGCTATGCCAAAGCTGCTGATCAACTCAAACAGCAAAGCCATTATCTCGAACCACCTGTTACAACCAAAACTGTGTCACAGCCAAAAACAGGACTTTTGGGGGATACTTCATCACCATCGTGGGGGACATGCTGA
- a CDS encoding response regulator gives MHILLVDDNQDIIRLVQQVLALEGHRVSIARDGLEALQKVVSQRPDAVILDVNMPMLEGTEVCRRIKMSYSIPVMMLTVRSEQVDFQRGADAGADAYLSKPFDIPVFIEYLNTMLRLRYGKTH, from the coding sequence ATGCACATTTTATTGGTTGATGATAACCAAGATATTATTCGTTTGGTTCAACAGGTGTTGGCGCTCGAAGGCCATCGGGTTTCGATTGCCCGTGACGGGTTGGAAGCATTACAAAAAGTCGTTAGCCAACGCCCCGATGCAGTGATTCTTGATGTGAATATGCCGATGCTCGAAGGCACAGAAGTTTGCCGCCGCATCAAAATGAGCTATAGCATTCCGGTGATGATGCTGACCGTGCGCTCCGAACAGGTTGATTTTCAACGTGGAGCCGATGCAGGCGCAGATGCCTACCTCTCCAAACCCTTTGACATCCCCGTTTTCATCGAATACCTCAACACGATGCTACGACTACGCTATGGTAAAACTCACTAA